A genomic segment from Malus domestica chromosome 05, GDT2T_hap1 encodes:
- the LOC108173542 gene encoding uncharacterized protein: MTYVLSAMFCAEPDQPTMMEGDYLATEPMMAHVSVEEVREGESGRMELPETFKRKPERVYSDKMNVVGAGIVIVYPKGIHYYYSFLLDYQETTNNRAEYEVLIIGLEILMELGATEVEVFSDSELVINQLNGEYKCRHITIADYYLATTQLLSYWGTKISVSHIPRESNAMANEMAQLASGTQIQESKFEVEVEVQKRNLPSIFDRGFSLDVMTKELKTEDWRSSITQYLKNHYFPTSKKSRQQATKYVMWEENLLRKTPDGLLLKCLGQEESMRVMAEVHEGICGAHQARTKMRLLLRRQIYLVFSKWHTFIIVATNYFTKWIEASAVKSITSTAVKKFIETKILHIYEAPETFVTNHGPSFISKEVEEFANKFKIKMIRFSPFYPQSNGQAEASNKVLVNVIKRMVADNLEMWHERLGDTLWAYRTSKRVGIGTTPYALTFGKDVVLPMKINVSFVRIQNQFGLHSDEYIQVMCQGIEDLDVARIETLNKIQ; the protein is encoded by the exons ATGACATATGTTTTATCAGCCATGTTCTGTGCCGAGCCTGATCAGCCCACCATGATGGAGGGTGATTATTTGGCAACAGAACCAATGATGGCGCATGTTAGTGTCGAAGAAGTAAGGGAAGGAGAATCGGGCAGAATGGAGTTGCCCGAGACCTTTAAAAGAAAGCCCGAGAGAGTCTATTCAGACAAGATG AATGTTGTTGGAGCCGGTATTGTTATCGTTTACCCTAAAGgaattcattattattattcgTTCCTCTTGGACTATCAAGAAACTACCAACAATCGGGCAGAATATGAGGTGTTGATAATTGGTCTAGAAATCCTAATGGAGTTGGGGGCAACTGAGGTTGAGGTGTTTAGCGATTCAGAGTTGGTGATTAATCAGTTAAATGGAGAATACAAGTGCAGACACATTACCATAGCTGATTATTACTTGGCAACCACACAATTATTGAGTTATTGGGGCACTAAAATATCAGTCAGCCATATCCCCAGGGAATCAAATGCAATGGCTAATGAAATGGCGCAATTAGCTTCTGGAACACAAATCCAAGAAAGTAAATTCGAAGTTGAAGTGGAAGTGCAAAAGAGGAATCTCCCCTCTATCTTTGATAGAGGATTTAGCCTAGATGTAATGACTAAGGAGCTTAAGACAGAAGATTGGAGATCATCCATCACTCAGTACTTAAAAAACCATTATTTCCCCACTAGCAAGAAGAGTAGGCAAcaagcaaccaagtatgtcATGTGGGAAGAAAACCTGCTAAGGAAAACTCCAGATGGTTTATTGTTAAAATGCTTAGGCCAAGAAGAATCTATGAGagtaatggccgaagtacatgaaggaataTGTGGGGCTCATCAAGCTAGAACCAAGATGAGGTTGTTGCTTAGGAG GCAGATTTACCTAGTTTTCAGCAAATGGCATACATTCATAATAGTGGCAACAAATTACTTCACTAAGTGGATAGAAGCCTCAGCTGTGAAGAGCATCACCTCGACAGCCGTCAAGAAGTTCATTGAAACCAAGATCTTGCACATATATGAGGCACCCGAGACCTTTGTTACTAACCacgggccatcttttatttcaaaagaggTTGAGGAATTTGCAAATAAGTTCAAGATAAAGATGATTCGATTTAGTCCTTTCTACCCTCAATCGAATGGTCAAGCTGAAGCTAGCAACAAGGTTTTGGTAAACGTTATCAAAAGGATGGTGGCCGATAACCTAGAAATGTGGCACGAGAGGTTGGGAGACACTTTATGGGCTTATAGGACTTCCAAGAGGGTAGGAATTGGAACTACTCCTTATGCTCTAACCTTTGGGAAAGACGTTGTACTTCCCATGAAGATTAATGTAAGTTTTGTTAGAATTCAGAATCAGTTCGGGTTACATAGTGATGAGTACATTCAAGTTAtgtgtcaaggaattgaagaCTTAGATGTAGCCCGAATTGAAACTCTAAACAAGATTCAATAA